Genomic window (Terriglobales bacterium):
CGGCGCTCTTCCGCTGGCTGCCCCGGCGGCTGCGCGACGCGCTGTACGACTTTGTCGCGCGCCACCGCTACCGCCTCTTTGGGCGTTACGAAAGCCGCCCGCTGCCCACGCCCGAGGAGCGCGCCCGCTTCCTCGACGGCTGATGCCGCCTTCAGGCCGGGACCTGCGCCTGCAGCTCCTGCAGCAGGCGGTCGAGCAGCTCTTCTTCCCGCTTGAGCAGCTTCTTGAAGTCCGCGCCCTCGGTGCGGTAGATCTCCGCGCGCAGATTGGCGCGGTAGGTGGTGAGGATGCTGGCCAACAGGCTGCATTCCTCGTTGGAGATAGTGAGTTGCATAGGCTGATCCTTCCTTCTCTATTGTAGATGCGATGCCGGGGGCGGGAGTCGCGCGATCGCGCTCGCCGCCTACTTGAGCACGAGGATCAGCACTCTTCCGTCGGAGTGGAAGCTGCCACCCGTGGCGGTCTGGAAGTCGCCCTGGAGCGGGTCGGCGGGAGTGGCGTGGTCGAGCCCGCTCAGCAGCCCGGTGGCATTCAAGGTCTGGCCCACGAACTCGCGCTCGTCGTCCACGGCGGGATCGATATGGTGGGTGATGCCCCCGGTGCGCTGGTCTTTCTCGAAGCCCAGATCGTGGGTGGCGGCGCCCGCCCACACCGTCTGCCCGTTCATGGTGAGCGGCGTCTTCCACAACCGCAGGTGATGGCGCTGCGCCACCACCACCGCCGGCTCGGCACGCGCCAGGCCGTAATCCTGCGCCCGCCCGAACAGATACAGCTCGCTCATGGGCATTTGCACGTAGGCTTCCTTGCTGAGCGTGGCCAGCACCGCGTGCAGCACCGCCTCCTGGTTGGTGCGGTCCACCTGCACCCACCCGGCCGCCTCAAAGGCCGCGGCGACCTTCTCCTCCGGGCCCACCAGCAGGAAGTTGACCATGTCGCCGGGATTGCCCTGGGCGTCCACCACCCGCCGCGGGATCTGGCGCAGCAACTCGGGATCGAGTTTGACCGCCGCCGCCGCCGGGCCCGCGCCCGCCGCTTTCCCCGGCGCGATCGAGATCCTGGCGTGGAAGCTGCCCTCGGCGCTATCGTTGCCCGCCTGATTCAGGCCCAGGTAGAGGCGCCCGCCGCGGGCGGCGGTGATCTCCTTGCTCGCGCCCACCAGGAAAGGCACCTCGTTGCCGTCGCTGCCGATCTTGCCGATGAGCGCGCCGGTGCCCGCCGCATTCACGGGCAGCGAGCGGATCAGGTCGAGCCAGCCCCGCGGCAGGCCCTCCGGCCCGCAACTCTTGCCGGTGTAGCTCACCTGCCCGGATGCGGTGACCGTGATCTTGTCGCCGGGCTGGATGTCCAGGCCGGTGTCGGTCCATGCCGGCTGGCCGCCCACGTCCACCTCGGCTCCCAGCTTGCGGCTTCCCGGGGGCACGACAGGCGCCGCGGGCGCCGTCGCGGCGGGAGCCGGCGTCGCTGGCGGCGCTGGACTCGCCGGCGGGCTGAGGTTCTGCGACGGAACGGGCGAAGCCGAGGTCGGAGGAGGAGCCTGGGCCGCGCTCTGCGGCGGCACGCAGCGCGGCCACCGGTCCTCTTGCGCGCGCGCCGGCAGGCTGAGCAACGCCGCCACGCCCGCCACGGCCGCCCAGAAGGCAAGCCGTCCACCGCACCTGCTCGTCCTCGGCTCCAGTCTCATCAGAAGTCACGCCCTGCGCTTACAGTAGCCGCCCGCG
Coding sequences:
- a CDS encoding LssY C-terminal domain-containing protein yields the protein MPPGSRKLGAEVDVGGQPAWTDTGLDIQPGDKITVTASGQVSYTGKSCGPEGLPRGWLDLIRSLPVNAAGTGALIGKIGSDGNEVPFLVGASKEITAARGGRLYLGLNQAGNDSAEGSFHARISIAPGKAAGAGPAAAAVKLDPELLRQIPRRVVDAQGNPGDMVNFLLVGPEEKVAAAFEAAGWVQVDRTNQEAVLHAVLATLSKEAYVQMPMSELYLFGRAQDYGLARAEPAVVVAQRHHLRLWKTPLTMNGQTVWAGAATHDLGFEKDQRTGGITHHIDPAVDDEREFVGQTLNATGLLSGLDHATPADPLQGDFQTATGGSFHSDGRVLILVLK